Within Nematostella vectensis chromosome 1, jaNemVect1.1, whole genome shotgun sequence, the genomic segment TGTGGTTCCCCAGATGGGTGATAAAGACCCACCCTCTACCTCGTGATCCTGTGGCTATCCCTCCTCTCGGTGGGGATGAGGTGCGGGGGATGACAGTCATTCCATATCTAGAGGACCTGCATAGCTCTTCGGAGCACCTCAACCAAGAGGGTCAGTGACGTAGCTTTCTCTACTCAAAttgcaataaaaatataaaatgatataaaaataaaaattgtaatTAATCATAATATCCTATGTAAACTTGCAATTTTGTCTTAATGTTTGAAAATGCTTTCAGTATTCCTGAGAGTCCTTTTTAAACTTCTGTACACCAGTActggtaaaaaaaaggtgAAAGTCCATTTTGGTGATTTTTCATCCAGCTTTTTGGCAGTTTTATTAGCATTGCCCTCACTTAAACTTAGCATGTTCTTTTCGCTGGTCTATTATCACTCTCTCCTGCTCTCATTTATGTCTCTGATTACCAAATTTTTATTCCCGTTTTAGGTGAATCGACTGATGACCTAAAATTAACTGTTTCTGAATCAAGCAAGAAAAAGTCCAAGCTCAAAAGGCCAAGCTTTGGTTCTTGTCGGACGCAATGACATCTTTCACTTCAATTTATACAGTCAGTGGCTATATGGCTAGAAATATGGGCATGTCGTTCAGTCAAGAAAATGTttcataaaaatcatttccATGCTTGTAATACTGCACTTATATATACTATTTTCACTACTCAAATGAAGCTGTAAGATAATTTATCCAAATAATACATTTTGGTGTCAAAACTTCTTCTTAGTGTCAGACGTTCCCTCCCTACAAGATGAGTGTGACAGTAAGAGCAATAATAAGCAGACACTATGTTTGCCAAGGCTCTGATAAAATTTGAAACatgttcttgttattttttaaagtgaaactttaaatttattttaatatttgatGTTCAATTATTGTATGAAGGCATTGTAACCTTCTGTCTGGATAACGCGAATTTCAGCTTTTGGAGGTGGAAGTTACTTGGAAAATGTTACAATAAAACCATACTTTTCCTTCAGCCACAACATGTTACCCTTGGATCCTACATCGGGTAGGTACGTTATATATGATACATAGTAATGAACCGACAACAGAATgtcaaaagaacaaagaaagtATGGATAAACGAAAGTctaaagaacaatagaattaCATTTCAGAACAATATATAATATCATATATAATGTACCTACCCTAAATCAAGACCAGAGACCCCTTTGGATTTTTTGCAGCTTTTGTTCATAATACTTCTCTACCAACTTTCTTAATACTTTTAAATACACATCTTATTCAAATCATGATCACTCAAGAAACAATGTAAAATACAGTATCCACATTTTGAGGGGAATCAAGTTGTTTCGACACAGTAACGTTTGAAGAAACATATGAATGAACTACTTTTAAATGTAGGGAAAAGAAATTTTTTCTCAGGAAatttatttgtaaatataaaaaaaaattatatgacATTATATGTTTCTTTCAGTTGAAAGCTGTAGCCTGTTACAGGTTGCATAATGTAAGGTCCATCTAatatacaatttttttatgaGCTCCATATGcaaatgttattttatttggagTGGGTCTTTAAGTTCTGATGACTAGATGAACATATATAATACTTTCTTTGCTTTTATTGTGTAACAATACAAAGAATAGGGAAAAGCCTTTTTATCTAATAGTAGTGTTGAATTTTCTTCCTCTATTCCCTACTCTTACtccaataaagtatttttttgttgagtTTGCCctttaattaatttttttttacagcttctTTGCATGGCATCTATTAGCTGACAACTAAATGGAAAAATCTCTTGCTTTTTGGCATGCAATCTGCCTTTGTTGCTGCTTTAGGCCAACTTCAGTTTACTGATTACATTTACTGAAAGATGTATTTTCGGGAACCAAGGCTTTCATTGCAGCAAGAGCGGTActataggggtgggtgattATGAGTGATCTGGGGTGCCTGGAGTTTGGGAATCGTAGTTTGGTAGTATTGCAACTCACACTCATGATATTGACTTCAAAATAGATCAATCCAGTTATTGATCAGAATCTAGACTACACTATGACACTTCAATCAAATAGAAAACTACACAGAACATCATGTGGCTGGTATTAATTAGTCAATCTGTTTTTCAGCTCCTTGAGTAGCTGCTTGGTGCAATAACTGTATCTTTCTGACTTGCTTCCAACCTCAACACTCTTTGAATTGAGTCAGGTCCATAGGATTTTGAGCAGAGGGCTTCTTTAAACCATTAAGTGGACCATTTCTCTCTAAGATATTTTATTCAAGCTTGCATTGATACTCAGTTTTTTTCATTGGTGTTAACTTTCCACTTGAGCAGATAGGTCCTTTCAAATCCCTGTCTGCAGATGTGTGAAACAGCAATTGAGTGTTTCATATTATTCACTTTCCACCCTGGGGATTACTGGAAGAATGAGGTTTCCATACATGGAATCTTGAGTGATGTAGAATCCAGGTGATACAGAGTGTGCATGCTGCAAACAAGACAAGGATAAGTATCAGTGTATGGACAAGTCGTCCCAAGTTTCACTTGTAGTGTGACAATCAAGTCAGCATGCACATGCATATATGACAATGATAAGTATCAGTGTATGGACAAGTTGTCCCAGGCATCACTTGTAGTGTGACAATCAAGTAAATTAATTCAGCATGCACACGCAAATATGACAAGGATAAGTATCAGTGTATGGACAAGTTGTCCCAGGCATCACTTGTAGTGTGACAATCAAGTAAATTAAGTCAGCATGCACACGCAAATATGACAAGGATAAGTATCAGTGTATGGACAATTTGTCCAAAGCTTGACTTGTAGTATGACAATCATGTCAAATGCTGCAAAGTGGCAGTTGGCATGACaagcggaaaaaaaaaaggaaaaaatatatactaaAACTGCTAGGCCAAAATGTGGTTTGGTAATTTTTGGTTTGGTATATTTTAACTattatcaatataaaaaaaatatcatgtaCATGTATCACAAGGGGATCtgataaaactaaaaaaattaaataaagatGTAACCCCCTTTGATTAGCAGGTACATCACAAAAGAAAATTCATTCAACTGAAAGTTTTGCTGTGTACAGTAGTAAGAATTTCTAATATTATAGAGAAAGTGAAATCCTGTAGCCAGGATATTTAGCAAGGAAGGAGGTGGTTGTACATGCATTTAGTGGaccagtttcttttttcaatatGTTCTTCAATATTCTTTCATTTGAGCAGAACTTCCAGTCAAGTGGGTGGTTCTTTTGAACCTTCCTAGTTATGGGCCTGAAATGCTATGTGTCATGTAATGGTCATGTAAGATAATGTATGAATTCGTTCACAAGATGTTCTTAGCCTTGTATCCCCTTATATACCTCTAATGCTTGTCTCTGGCTGATGGCCAACTGATGGGTTTGATTTGGATTACGCACAATCTGTAATACAGCAATAACATAACTTATTATAAATCACATAGTCTATGGTCCGAATTTTACGGATTACGCACAATCTGTAATACAGCAATAACATAACTTATTATAAATCACATAGTCTATGGTCCAAATTTTAAATGACaagaattcaaaataaaaacaaaacattgccACTTGAGTTGGACCTACGGACATCAATGACACTATATGCATATGTGCTTAGTTTTTTGGTCCAAAAACTCAAAATCTGGAGAAGGGGTGCCTTTTTCTGTGCCACCAAAAAAATCCATGACTTACCGGCTCATGTATTCTTGACGCTGACGTGTTGCCAGCGTCTGTGGGTGGTCTGGCAACATGGCTTGGGCCAGGAAGAGGACTATAAAGCAAAGCTGGTTATCAAGTGATAGCTGGAAACTACATCCCTTAGGACCCAGGGTGGAGTGTGGGGAAAAGCCACAAAAAAGTGCTGCTGAGATGAGGCGATAGAAAATtttgtttggggggggggtgcaagaGAGGATAGGAGAGATGGCCTGGGGCCCCCACACCTTGCCCTAAAATTTTCCTCTTCTTAGCTCCGCAGTTCTCTTATTCGCACTCTTCTTATTATCCAGACAATGCAATAAAAATGAAGGGAAATTGAGATGACACTGGTTAACATTACCCTGCACCGCCACCTTGCTGTTGGTTCATCATTTGACGCTTCTTTTCTTCCAGACCCTGTAAGATTTTTCTATTCCGAACTTCTaaagcaacaacagcaaaaagaATGTAATAAGCTTACTAAAGTCATAGAATTGCAGACCGTTGAAAAAGTTCGACCGATTCTTACCTTGATTTCCATGCTGTTGGAATGCCATTTCGATAAGAAATCTCTTTGGACTTATCTTTATACTTTATAGAATTTGGACCAAGatgcaaaatataaataacacAAACCCCTAATGAAGAAATGAAGATTTACCTCTTCGCTTCGGTCCCTTCGCTTCACTTGCCATTTTGAGCAACTAGTTCCAGTCTTTCTTCCCTCTCGTACAAACAATAGTGCTAGTTGGATAGGTGGGGTGGGGCTGGGGGCGTCAGATATGAAGGTTGAAAAAGTCGAGAGTTTTTTTATTGCATGGGAGTTCAAGTTGTACACTTAGTCATTATTTTATTCATCCTAGGGTACTTCATGctaattttttaattatttcgaaaaaaaaatagatatat encodes:
- the LOC5517410 gene encoding SOSS complex subunit C homolog, with translation MAFQQHGNQEVRNRKILQGLEEKKRQMMNQQQGGGAGPLPGPSHVARPPTDAGNTSASRIHEPIVRNPNQTHQLAISQRQALEHAHSVSPGFYITQDSMYGNLILPVIPRVESE